tggtttaattttgctaaccaaccgcctgtggggtctttatcaaaagccttctgaaaatccaagtatatcatgTCCACCGAATTCCCCTTTATCAGTTCTGTTCGTAACACGCTCAAAGAATTCCAACAAGTtcggcaaacatgatttcccattcataaatcccaataaatgcccaatcagatcattattttccaagtgtcaatTTTTCaattccctgttttatctctccctccctttttaaatcagGGGctaacatttgcaaccttccaatctgcaggaacctctCCAGattctatcgaattttggaagatgaacaCCTATCCATCCATgacctccatagctacctctttcaacactctgggatgtggaatatcaAGTCCTGGGTATttttcaaccttcagccccattaatttctccaatacaacctccttgctaataccaatttccttcaattcctcattcttccttaaatcttggatctctaatcctgggagatttcttgcatcttcctcagtgaagacaaacacaaaataatcatttcacTTCTCTGCAATTTctccattccccattataaattctcctgactttgtctgtaatgaacccacatttgtcttcaccaagtgTTTCCTTTTCGCATACCTGTAGAaggttttacagtccgtttttatatttttgcttGCTTATGTTCAtttttattttccctttctttatcagtctctttgtcctcctttgctgtattctaaaatcctcccattcctcaggcttactattatttctggcaactttataggcctttcctTTTAATCAAAGACAATCCTTAActgcctttgttatccacggttgactgcctttatttttggggtttttgtgccttgaaggaatgtttagttgctgtaaactatgtaatatttctttaaagactatcctttGCCTATgttctgtcataccttttaatgtattttcccaatccatctcagccaatttgcccctcataccttcataatttcctttgttcaaatttaacaccctggcttcagattgaactacctcactttccagcataatgtaaaattctatcatattatggtcactcatcccgaaaAGTTCTTTTatgacaagattattaattagcctttctcattatataattttaaatataaaatagcctgttttctcatCAGTCCCTCAACAATCTGCTATAAAAAACCATTCCTGGCACAGTCCAGAAacccatcctccacagcattaggttTGCCCAGCCtagatgcagatttaagtcacccatgattactctaTTACCCCTGCCACATGCTTTTCTCTTCTCCTGAATAATAccttgccccacactaccactactgctcagtggcctataaacaactcttaccaatgtttgctgccccttcctgtttcttagctccacccaaacagattctacattctGCTCTTCCGATCCtacatcctcccttactaatgtactgatcccatcccttattatcagtgcaacaccacctccttttgctttttgcctgtccttcctaaatgtcgaatatccttgaatattcagttcccagtcttggtcaccctgtaaccacgtttccattatggcaattagatcatacccatttacctctatttgggcctttaactcatctaccttgttgcaaatgctgcctgcattcaggtagagtgtccttaaccttgtcttcttgacattctgcattctaatcctcgttgatgctcacctttgtttcgcctaccttctaatgtcacttgctgcttttctacctcctgttatcagctttacttccttccaatttgagctacccctcaggttcacaTCCTCCTGATaagctggtttaaaccctccccaacagcactggcaaatctccctgcgaggatattagttctggtcctgtgaAGATGTATCCCGtacatcttgtacaggtcctacctgccccagaaccagcctcaatgcctcagaaatctgatgtcctccctcctacgCCAATTCtctagccacatgttcaatcgatcaatcttcctattcctatgctcaccagcacatggcactgggtaTAATCCAaatattactgctttggaggtcctgctttttaatttccttcctaattccctaaaagctgctttcaggacctcatccttatTCCTACCGATGtttttggtaccaatgtggaccatgacttctggctgttcaccctcccccaagatgttatgcagccgctccatgacatatttgaccctggcaccagggaggaaaaaGACCATCCTGAAGTCACATTTACTGCCTCAGAAACACCTGCctaatcccctgactatcgaattccctatcactattgctcttacaCTCttgttcctcccttcctgtgcagctgagccatccatggtgccacggactttgttgTGGCTGCagtcccccgaggaaccatcactctgaccagtatccaaagtggaaaaccgatcagcaagcaagatagactctgaTACAAGATATTCTGCCAAGATGGGAAAGGAAGAATAAGGGAGGGGTGGCAATATCGATtatggagaacattgcagtgctggagagtgagggtgtcccagaggggtcaaagcCAGACCCAGAATCTATTTGGCGAGAGATAAGGAACAGaaatgtgcaattacattgctcgtgCAGGgacgatgtggaggaacaaatataCAAGGAAAGTACAGAGAGTcaaaaagtcatagagttatacagcacagaaacaggctcttcggcctatcatgtctgtgccagccatatggcacccaactattctaatctcatattcatgcacttggcccgtagccctgtatgctattccTGTATGAGAGGTGCAAGAAATATCgagcagttataatgggggactttaattttctgaatatagactgggataatagttgtGTAAATGGTAGAGAGGGGCAaaagttcctggagtgtgttcagaAAAGTTTttgacagcagtatgtttccagtccaatgagaggggaggcactgctagacctggttcttgggaataatgtgggccaagtggatcaagtgtcagcaggagaacatttaggggagagtgatcattgtatcattagatttaggttggctatggaaaaggataaagaacaattcagagcaagaataattaactggatgGAAGTAACTTCAAtgtggtgagaatggatctgggtcagataaattagaatcaaagtttggcaggaaaaatggtacctGAACGATGAATTCTTCAAAGAAGAGTTAGTTCAGCCACAGTGAAGGTCCATTTCTACGAaagggaaaggtaaggcaaacaaatcatAGCTCCCTTGATGAGATCGAGATAGAGattaagtaaaagaatgagagatgacagatggacaaaaaacaaagaaccaggctgaatataggaggttcagaggggaagtaaaaaagcaaataagagatgcAAAGAGAGAGTGTGAAATGAGACTATCAGCTAACATAAAAGAAAATCTCAAAGTCTTctctaagcatataaatagtaaaagcagGAGTGCAGAcatttagggaccaaaaaggggatttatgcatgaaggcaggaggtatagctgaggtattaaatgccacaaggatcagtgctggggcctcaactatttacaatctatatcaaagacttggatgaagggacagactgtacagttgctaaatttgctgatgatatgaaaAAATTGGTAGgacagtaagttgtgaagaggacataaaaagtctgcaaagggatatagaaaggttaagtgaattggtaaagatttggcagatggagtataatgtcgcaaagtgtgaacttgcccactttggctggaaaaatagaaaaacaacataacatttaaatggagagagaatgtggaactctgagatacagagggatctgggtgtccgaatacacgaaacacaaaaagctagtatgcaggtacatcaagtgATTAAGAAGGAAAATGCAATGTTgttattgtaaggggaatggaatacaaagaTAGAGATGTTttcctacagttgtacagggcattggtgagaccacatctggagtattgtgtacagtttggtccccGTGCTTAgaaaagaatataattgcattggaagcagttcagagaaggctcactcgatgattcctgggatgacagggttatcttataaggaaagTCTGGAGAAGTTGGGTCTGTATTTATTGGAGTTTGGAAGGATGAGaactgatcttattgaaacgtattagatcctgaggagacttgacagggtggatgttgaaaggatgtgtcCCCTTGAAGGAGAGCCTGAAACGAGGGGGCACAGGTTAAAAATAAGGTCTCTCCCATTTATagagatgatgagaattttttctcccagagggttgtgagtctgtggaactctcttccccagacagtggtggaggcagggtcattgaatgcttTTTTTACAGGCAGaggttagacagattcttgacaaacaagggtgtCAAAAGGTTTtgtgggtaggcaggaaagtggaacagtGTCCACAAacaattcagccatgatcttatagaatgataGTACAGGCTTGAAGAGccaaatagcctgctcctgctcctagttaatATTGTCTTACTTCTGTATGTAAATGAATGCTTTACACCTACATTTACCTGGGAAAGAGATGCTACTCAGGCCAAgaagaaagaggaggtaattcatacactagaaggatttaaaattgataaggaggcagTATTGAAGAGACTGTCAGGAATTAAATTTGATAAAGCTCCAGGACCAgaggaaatgcatccaaggatacggagggaagtgagagtggaaattgcagagtcactggccataatttttcagaatTCCTTAGATCCAGagttggtgccaaaggactggagaattgcaaatgttacacccttgttcaaaaaatgttgaaaagataagcccagcaactacaggacagtcagtttaattCAATGGTGGTGAaaattctagaaacaataattcaggacaaaattaacactcACTGGGACTaatatgggttaattaaggaaaggcagcacagGTTTATTCAGGGAAAAATCGTGTTGAACTAATTTGTTGGAGTTTGCTGATGAGAtagcagagagggttaatgagggtaatgctgttgatgtggtgtacatggacttcgaaaAGGCCTTTGATACAGCgtcacacaacaaacttgtgagcaaggTGAGAGCTCATGGAATTAACGGGAAGTTGCAacttggatacgaaattggctgagtgacaggaaacagagagtagtggtcaatggatgttttttgggctggaggaaggtttgtaatggagtttcccagggggtcagtgatgggacccttgcttttcctgtgatatattaatgacctggaccttggtgtacagggcacagtttcaaagtttgtagGTGAGACAAAActttgaaccattgtgaactgtgaggaagatagcgtagatcttcaaaatgacatagacaggttggaggaatgggcggacatgtggcagatgaagttcaatgcagagaagtataaggtgattcattttggtaggatgaacatggagagacaagataaaacaaagggtacaactcCCACAGGGGTGCAGGAGAAAAGGGACCCGGGGataaatgtgcataagtcattgaaggtggcaggacaggttgagagagcagttaataaagcatacattatactgggctttattaagaggggcatagagaataagagcaaggaggttatgttaaacttgcataaaATACTGGATCAGCCTCAGGtggagttttgtgtccagttctgagcaccacaccttcggaagaatgtgaaagcattggagaaagtttagaaaagattcacgagaatggttccaggaatgaggaactttagttatgaagataaattggagaagttaggattgtttcccAACCTGAAGTATAatttctctcataatttcccttgtCTATAATTAACTTAGTGACAAttgggattatttgtttcattgaattttcagtggactcatttccaatcgTTATTTTGAAGTAATTGAATTCGGTGCTGCCTGTCagaggtgagggaatctctcagtcagtccaacactTAACTTTCTGCACAAaaacaaattactgcagatgctgcaaatctgaaatataagcagaaaggtgttggaaatactcagcaggtcgggcagcatcagtggagagagaaatagagttaatgtttcatgtcaatgtccctttgtcagaactgggagTGCTCAGTGATGTAACAGTTTTTATGCCAGGCAGTTAAAGGAGGGAGGGAGAcgattatgatcaacattgagttcaacaatttcaggaacaaactTTATCATTTATCTATCCTGCCATCCActggatcacagaccttcccattggtTCTTTCAAGTCCAATAATTTCAATACACCACTGGATACAGTAACACATTTGTAAATCTCagtaagtcctcaatcaaactgggaaCTTTACTCCCagtctgatgtataatttccctgtttatttcccttcctcacagctaacttgctgacgattgtgatcatgtcccggggaaagtgcggtctctccaaatgtgtcactcgctacctggtggccatggcaatggcagatctactggtcgttatcctcgacctgatattgaggcacattccaatTGTTTTTCGGGAACATTTTCATTTCCTGTGGTCTATCCGTATGTGTAATATCCATGCTGTCCTGCTGTTTGCagcaacagactgttctgtctggttcaccgttactttcacctttgatcgatttgtggccatttgttgccagaagctgaaaactaaatattgcaccgagaaaacagcagctgtggttctgggaacagtgactgtgttgagctgtttaaagaacattttctggtattttatgttcacagatCAGTATTGGATGTGGAATGCCCCCTGGTTTTGCCCTCGAACATTCCATGGTATGTTCTCTCTGGTCTGGGGAGCAATCGAATTCCTCCATTACATTCTCACCCCAGGTGTCCCGTTTGTGGTTATTATGCTGCTGAATGCTttcaccatcagacacattttagtgagccgcagagggcgcaggagactccagactcacagtACTGGGGacagtcgcagagacccagagatggagagccgaagaaaatctatcattttactgttatttatctcggccaatttcatactGTTATGGGCATTGTTAACGGCATTTTTGATATGGTGGCGAATACGGGTTTTGACCAAATCTAGTTACCTAATTGGTGCTGTGATGGAAGCAGGctacatgctccagctcctgagttgctgcacaaacactgggatttatgcagtgacccagactaagttcagagagcagttgaggaaTGTGCTGAAAAAACCCTTTACTCCAATTGTTACATTCATTCAATGATACGAAGaactgaatcactgactatttccagcattttatgagtTCATTCCACATTTGCAGCAGTGgtgtgggtggggatgggggcCTGTCACTGCGCtgaaagagcaggggaggggcctgtatCTGTGGTGGCAGAGcgtggggcggggcctgtcactatgGTGACACAGCGATCAGGTCCTGTAACTATGGTGTCAGAGCACGGGTGGGGCTTGTAGCTATGATGACAGAGCAGGGGTGGGTCCTGTAGCTATGGTGACAGGGCAGGGGTGGGGCCTGTCACTATGTTAACAGAGCGGGTCAGGGCCTGTAACTATGGTGTCAGAGCAGGGGTGGGTCCTGTCACTATCGTAATAGTCAGTGGTGAGCCATGTTCCCCATGATAATTGCACAATGGAGATGGGCAGGGCCTGCCATCCATTGACACGCCCACCACGGTCACACATTGGAGCAGAGAAAAGCAAGAGGATAGCATGACCAGGAGACCTGCCCACCGACGGTATCCCCAGCAACCAAAACAGAAACTAAAGCAACAACAATAATGGCAGCAGCAGGAAGATGAGAGAAGAATCATAcagtcatagaatggttgcagcacagaaggagtccattcggcccatcatgtctgtaccagctctctgcagGAGCAGTTCAACTACTTCCACTTCTCTGCcttttccctgtcgccctgcagacttttttctcttcagatatccaatttctttttgaaagccatcattaaatctgtctccaccacattctcaggcagtgcattccagatcttaaccacttgttgTGTAATAAAACGTTTTCCTTCATGTCCACTTTGGTTCTTTTGCCCTCTAAATCAAATTTTTTTTCTTTGCTTGCCCCATACCACTCTCTTTTGCCTTGCACAAATATCCTTTTTGTCATTGCATCACTCATACCATCCactctatcatagaccttcccttttgctctttcctcCACATCCCCATTTTTCTGCCTCTTCAATCCTGTTACAGATCTAACTTTTACTAGCTCTGATAAATggccatcaacctgaaaagttATCTTTATTTctctgctgcctgacttgctgagtatttccagaattttctgctttcAGTTCAAATTTCcgacttctgcagtattttgcttttggaaagTCAGAGTGAGTTTTGGCACAGCCGTACATTCCTGCCTCTGAATTAGGTGGTTATGGGATTCCGTCCCACTGCAGCCAACCCCAGTGAGAGGAGATCAGAGCTCCACTTCCATTGAGGTGCACACGTTAATTAGAGTGAATCAGAATCATAGTGCCAGCAAGCAGGAGATCAGAGCTCTGGCTTCTGAATACCAAGTTGACATCCAGTGAGGTGCTTATGTCTGATGGAGGGAGAGTGGTAAACACCCACCAGGcctcccactctcctgccctttgtATCTAGTCTGTGCTTCTGGGGCTATGACTTAGGCTAACAGCATAAGAAGGGGTTCTCTTCCAGAAACAATGCAGAGTACAATCTCCTGGATATGGAACAAATGGGTTGCCTCATGTGCCAGCACACATAGAAGAGAATGAAGACGATTAACCAAACCAACCAAAAAAAATCTGTTATAGATAAATAACATGATTAGCAGCTACAGTTATCTAGAAAATAGTTCACAAAATAGTTGATGGGACACCCGATTTCGAATAACCTTTTAAATACTCACCAAGGTTGCAGGAGAATCCGTCTCTCTTTCTGATGTTGTTTAGACATCTGCAACTGCAAGGAAAGATATGAATAGAAGGAATATTTTAAAACCACATTATGTAAATTTGATGAAGCGAAATGTCTATTTGCAGAATAAGaaaggatgtaactaacagaaatCATGCCACCATAAATTGTGATCATTACAAATATGTGTCGAAGTTATCAAGCTTTAAAGTAAAAGCAAGTTAAGATAAATCCTGAAATTGAATTTTGCTTAAATGTTTTTCAACATGACAGCATCAACTACATTGCAAAAGCCCCCAAAAAATCAGTAAAAAGTACATGCACGTAACTATTTTACAAATATAGAGGATTTTCAAGTCTTGAATGTTTTTGTTAAACTCTTATTTttaccatttattttattttttgactTCTTACATATTAATTTGTATTTTTACTGTTGTTTTTAATTTCAATCAATATTGCAGCATTCTATCAGCCCATGGCTGGTTTAGAGATTTATTTTTTGAGCATGTGGCAAGTTTTCCCATTATTTGataaatttgggaggaagaattaggaaaggcaatacaaaataaaagatacaattctaaaggggatgcaggagcagagggacctgggggtttatgtcCACAAATCGttgaagctggcagggcaggttgagaaagcagttactaggggaaacggaatcctgggatttataaatagaggcacagagtacaaaagaaaggaagttatggtagacctttataaaacactgattcaggctCAACAGGAGTATCGTGTCCAATGCTGGGCCTCACACTATTGGAAGTATGTGatggcattagaaagggtgcaggaaAAATTAATGTTTAcatggatgtgggacttcagttacgaggacagattggagaagctggggctgatcttctgagagaaggttgagaggagatttgatagaagtgtttaaaatcatgagcggtctggacagagtagctagaaATAATTTTTCCccaattggtggaagggttgagaaccagaggacgctgatttaaggtgaatagcaaaagaaccaaaggtgacatgaggaaaaacgtttcttacacagcaggtggttaggatttggaatgcactggctgacagTGTGATAGAGGCAGATTCATTTGTACATTTCAACAGGATATtgtataattatctgaaaagaaaaaatgtgcaaggctacagggaaaatgCGGGGGAGTGGATCTAGTTGAGTGGCTctcacagagagccagcacagacacgatgggctgaattccttctttctgtgctgtaaccatttgaaGATTTCCCAAATATCAAGAATTCCTTGTCCACAAAGTTGCTGGGAAGCTTCAGCCTGAATGCTTTATAATCATTTATAACCTTTTATAATGCTTTATAATCCATTGTAATCATTCATAATCCTTTAAACCGCTTTGGCATACAGTATAAAACTTTAAAATGTTTCTAACCattaaccttctggaagatcttaatgtccaataatatcagtaacTCTAggacccttcttccctggtccttgttaccacagaactccctaaaaaaaaactacttactttagttgaaataaactttaaactttaaacttttaaactttgcttacctgagatacttacccagctatttagagctattccctaacatcagtgactcaccaaccaatcaccttgcagctctcctgtgatgtcactgttagcttttttttcttttttttcttgtttttttttcaaactccggcacactggaagagctctgcTCCGCTCCCGAAGGTAAGAGACTGTCCCTCGATCGTCGGGTTTCCGCTCTCGGCgtgctccccacaggtccgctccgctctgctcccggaaggtaagagactgtccCTCGATCGTCGGgtttccgctctcggcgttctccccaaaggtccgctccgctctgctcccggaaggtaagagactgtccctcgatcctcgggtttccgctctcggcgttctccccacaggtccgctccgctctgctcccggaaggtaagagactgtccctcgatcctcgggtttccgctctcggcgttctccccacaggtccgctccgctcccagaaggtaagagactgggcctcgatccccgGGCtcgatttatcggctccactctcagcattctccccgcaggtccactccgctcccggaagggtCAGTGATATAGTTCCTTCCTGGTGTAGAGTTGCAATCTTTGAAAAGTGTTCCTGTGTAAAATCCATTACAATGAACTATCCCGCAGGTGTCAATGATATTCTTCCTCCCGATGTGGAATCAGACTCTATACTAAGTGACCCTGTAAAAAATCAATTTATTGAACTTTCACCATCAGTCTCAGTGATATAGTTTCTTCCTGGTGTGGATTTGGACTCTGTAATAAATAAATGTTAATTGTTATGTTGGTCGTGATAACAAGTGCATGGGTTCAAAAGCCTCAGTTAATTATTGCATTGAACATGAAGAATAATGCACAGGTTAATAGCGTTACAGTTAATTATAAAATTCGGCACATGTGGGAAAAATTTGATACCCGTAAATAATACACTGCATTTAATTGTTATTTAGATTCAGATAAACAGTATGTGGCATAAAGTAACAGTTAATCAATTGTTCAGTTGCATATAAAGAAATCTCTGACTATTGCATATACTGATAGATTGTGATTACCAATGCAGATTGATatcaagttacagttaattgttgaattgggCTTAATAAACAAAACACAGGAAACCAGGTCACTTAATAGCTTAATTGTGCATAACAAATAATGGAAAAAGGAATaaaggttacagttaattgttaaattagtcttGGCAGCTATACTCAATGCAATAAGGTTACAGACAACAGTTTGATTGGACAGAGTAACAACACACAGAATAATAAAATCAAGCTTACTGTTTAAATTTGTCCTGAAATCTAGCATGCATAACTAAATGTTAGTTGTAATTGTCATTTTGGGCTTGATAACAACACAATAGGGGAATAAAGGTACTTTTAATTGACCAATTGGCACAATTTGATGCGCAATGGACTAAATATCCAACTGAATTGAGCTTGATAACTGATTACTGGGTTATCAAGTTACTtttaatttttattaattaaattttatTGCTTGATAACAATTCACGGGGGTATAAGTCTACAactaattgtttaattggacacgATTACTAATGCACAAGGGGataaagttactgttaattgtaaaattggacatgataaccaatACGCAGTGAAATAAATTTACTGTTATTGTTAAATTCTGCTTGAAaacaaatacacaggggaatagttcctctggtgaaaggtcacagacctgaaatattaactctgtttctctccccacagatgctgccaaacctgctgagtttttccagtactttctgtttttattatcacaGGGCAGTAAGGCTGCACTTAATTGTTTAATTGTACATGGCAGCCAATATACATGAAAAAAAATTTCCATTAATTATTAAATTGGACCTAATGACCAATGAACAGAGGAAAGGTTACAACTAATTGTTTATTCAGCTCGATAAAGAAAACGCAGTGAATCAATTTATACTTGTTTGTTATATGACTTCATACATTGGATGTGAGAATATCATTATGTTTAGTTGTTTATTTGGGCATGATCAACAGTACACAGGAGAATACAGTTACATTTAATTGTTTAATTGATCATAATTGAACTGAATAAGGTTGTTTTATATTACAATAAACAACATGTAATTATTAAATTGGACTTGACGACTATGAAGAAAACCAAGTTACCGTTAATTGTTTATTGCACGTGATAAGTACCTGACAGGGAATAAAGTTCTAGTTTATTGTTATATTGGGCTTGACACCCAATACACTGTGGAATAATGTTACAGGTATGGTCTAATTGGAAGCAATATCCAATACAAAGCATAATAATATTACTGTTCATAGTTAAATTTGGCCAGATAAGCAATATGCAGAGAACGAAAGCATCATTTAAGTTTTCAACTGAATATGATAA
This genomic window from Heterodontus francisci isolate sHetFra1 chromosome 43, sHetFra1.hap1, whole genome shotgun sequence contains:
- the LOC137355550 gene encoding G-protein coupled estrogen receptor 1-like, translating into MAGEIEVPLAVRFTSMKGQLESLKIQLTVILCRPSHFTSGKRIKVTGEVVGGGQESGSLKRPATSVSVKELVILDWKQSRCIHSPELPVSSTIQPQPECLQGSILGDRSYSLKTWLMTMVRNPRNEAEECYNESHVTTRVITEQIIDLLKMRFSRGREGLDDEDVVQHKESSDEEGERVEEEKEGAQPPERQGEGVGVSAGALPLTLTRSSGCRQRERIDQSLRTIDWNITAMVQNLTTIDWNVRTLGRSLSWTVDYLSANYDTLSLERRIYCALLIIQYIYYPILAFIGVPANLLTIVIMSRGKCGLSKCVTRYLVAMAMADLLVVILDLILRHIPIVFREHFHFLWSIRMCNIHAVLLFAATDCSVWFTVTFTFDRFVAICCQKLKTKYCTEKTAAVVLGTVTVLSCLKNIFWYFMFTDQYWMWNAPWFCPRTFHGMFSLVWGAIEFLHYILTPGVPFVVIMLLNAFTIRHILVSRRGRRRLQTHSTGDSRRDPEMESRRKSIILLLFISANFILLWALLTAFLIWWRIRVLTKSSYLIGAVMEAGYMLQLLSCCTNTGIYAVTQTKFREQLRNVLKKPFTPIVTFIQ